GGAGGTCACGAGCTTGTCCAGGATATCGGCCCGGTCGCTATTGAGTTTCGCCACTTCGGTGCGCGATCGCGACTCAACAAGTTGCTTGTCGAGCTTCTCGAGATCGGTGATCAGACGCTGCATTTCGGCGCTAACGGTGCTCGCGTCGGCAGGACCTTCAGTCTCGGGACGACGCGACATCGAAGCTTGAAAAAAGTATCCCACCGAGGCTTGGGCGGTTGCATCGGCGGCAAGATTTTGCGGTACATCGATCAAGCGCCAGGCATCCCCCACTTTCACGAGCGTGCCGATCACCAGCGTGCTGTGCTTGCCGGCGGTTTCGACCACGGCAGTGACGTTGTCGTACACCACCAGATCTTGTGTTGCGCCGTCGACACCAGCCGGAACGATCCCCGGTTGGCTCGCTCCAAAGTGAATCCAGGCCGACTTAGGGGTTACGACCCGTTGTTTTTTCATCAGGTCGGAAAATTGCGTCGAAGCATCTTGCACCTTAGTGCGCAGCTGTTCGGTGCGGGCTTCACCGAGCCCAAGAGAAACCAGTTCTTTTTCGGAGAGCACAAGGCGGGCAAAGCGTCGCGAATCTTGCTCGGCAAGTGCGGCAACCACTTCAGCGGTCACTTCTTCCGCCGAAATTTGTTTCCAGGAGTCAATTCGCGAGTCCTCGTCGGCATCCAGGCCCCAGCGAATGCCGGAAGTGCCGAGCCAGCGATATTGGTCTGCTTTGTTGTTGAAATTCGCGTCGATGTCGCGGTAAACCTCGATTCCGTGCTTGAAATAGCACCACTGGTCGACCTTGCCATCGCCATTGGAATCGAGAAAACGACGCAAAACCTGCCCCGATTCACCTTTCACCACCCAGCCCGTAATTCCGCCGACCGACTCGATTTCGACGGTGCATTTAGCGGCTTCCTCGGCTGTGGGGCGATCAAAATCGACTGTCGACTGAACGGGCAGCAGCTGGAGCGCATCGCCAGCCGAGGGTTTGGCACCGAAGGCAGCGAGTGGAGCGATCAATCCAAGTGCGGCCAAAACCGTAGTACGCCAGAACTTACGCATCGGAAATCCCTTCCTCTCGAGAACCTGCTCCAGTGAAGTGCCGACAGTGGGCACTTTGCGACTTTTCTGCTGTCACTTGGACTTTATCGACCATCCGACCATCGGCACAATTGCTCAGACCTACGTGCGAAGCACAGCTTACGCACTTCGCCCAGCTCATGATCGGCAGCATAACTACGGTGATTTTACGGGCTCCCGTCGGGGGGGGGGAGCAGAAATTTCACTTTCCGCTGAAGTTCTTCCTGCCACATCGCCGAAAAACGCCAATCTGCTGGTCGCGGGTGCCTTCGAATGGCCCGGAAAATCGAACGATTACCCGGGATAAACGGAACCCAGCGAGCCCCGCTGCCACGATCAAGCCACGGATTTTATGCGGCTAACTACCAGGAACTTTCCTGGAGTAGCCGGTGCCCCTTTGACAAACGTCCAAGGGGAAATAAAATCCAGGGTTTCCAGTCGAGCGAACCTCGAGCACTGGTGACGCATCCCTCCTTGATTGAAGGGGCGTGCCAAGCCCCGGAGCTCGAAAAACACTGGCGAATATTGATCCGCGCGGTTAGCTCAGTTGGTTAGAGCGCGTCGCTGATAACGACGAGGTCACAAGTTCGAATCTTGTACCGCGCACTGGATTGC
This window of the Pirellula staleyi DSM 6068 genome carries:
- a CDS encoding redoxin family protein, with the translated sequence MRKFWRTTVLAALGLIAPLAAFGAKPSAGDALQLLPVQSTVDFDRPTAEEAAKCTVEIESVGGITGWVVKGESGQVLRRFLDSNGDGKVDQWCYFKHGIEVYRDIDANFNNKADQYRWLGTSGIRWGLDADEDSRIDSWKQISAEEVTAEVVAALAEQDSRRFARLVLSEKELVSLGLGEARTEQLRTKVQDASTQFSDLMKKQRVVTPKSAWIHFGASQPGIVPAGVDGATQDLVVYDNVTAVVETAGKHSTLVIGTLVKVGDAWRLIDVPQNLAADATAQASVGYFFQASMSRRPETEGPADASTVSAEMQRLITDLEKLDKQLVESRSRTEVAKLNSDRADILDKLVTSAKSEEDRGLWIRQYAETVAAAVQSAAFPEGVARLTSLRQMVAKMPESTDLVAYVKFREMSALYNLELSKKDVDFEKVNATWMTSLEEFVKEYSKSPDAAEAMLQLAIGSEFSGKEEKAIEWFGKIVSEFPSTDLAKKAAGAKRRLESVGKTITLSGKTVDGRAVDISSLSGKVVLVHYWATWCEPCKQDLDLIKDLQAKFGKQGFTPVGVNLDSDARDLGAYLRTKTLPWPQLFEPGGLEGRLANEMGILTLPTMILVDREGKVVNRNINAGELDTELRKLLR